The nucleotide window GAGTAGAATTACGAATTGCTGGATCAACATGTCTAAACTATCTGTTGAACTAAAAATTAATGCATGAATTATGTAGCGGCATCAAGTCCTTCTGCCACTATGGCTTTCTTATATACGCAGTTGCTCTCCATATCCTACCAAACCGTGTTAAGCATCTTTTCAAGCCAATTTTTCCACGGTCTATGGTTATATGTGCTTACGCTTTACAGATATCCCTTATTGCTCCTAATCTATCTGCTCATGAACCCCAGGATAATCACATCATTATCCTACATGTTTGACCTATCAAATGGAATGAGGTAGCTACTTATCCTTTTAATGTCAAACATGTGATATCCAAACCTGAAAATCACATAGTTCATAATTGACCTAATGATCCCCCCATTACCATCTGCAAAGAGATGCATGCTTGCAAATTTGAGATCGACAAGGGTAACAGTTTCAAGCAAATTAAATTTCTTGTGCTGTGCCTCATTGTACCAATCGAGAGAATCATTCGAGTAACTGAAGTGATATCTATGTGGGACGAATTTGTTTTCTGCTATCCTTACCTTATGGTCTCTGATCTTACCTGCTATGGTTCGGTTTAGATAGAATCTTCTATGCCATATGAAAATGCTTTATAGAGACAGTTATACACGGTATATGTAGCCAATAATTTCGAGAAACAGTTTTCTGTGTACCTAAGCTTCCTAATATCTTTAAAATACTTGTTTGCTCTTGTTTGCTGGAACAATCCATTCTTCAATAAGGGTTCCTATTATCAGGACGGACTGCCAAGCCCCAAGGAGAACCATCTGAAGTGACGTTTGTTAGTATTCTATTTGTAAGAGGCTCTATTACATGTATACAATTACACCCAGGATTACTGGCGTAGATCATGCTACTATCTGCATTAACTACAACATGAACTGGCTCATACCCAACCCTGACTTCCCCAACTATCTCATTTGTCTCCCCATCTATAACTGAAATCCCTGATTCCAAACTGGCAACATAAATCGTGTCACGATAAGTATCTACAGCTATACCAGCAGGATTAGAGCCCACTTTCATGTTCGACACTATCTCATTTGTTCTACCATCTATCACAGAAACATAATCAGCGTTTGAACTAGTAACATAGATCTTGTTTGTTGTTGTATTAACCGCCACATCGTATGGTGCACTACCCACTCTAATTGTTTCTGGCTCAATGGCACTCCCAAACGCGATATTTGGAGTTACCATGACCGAATAGAGAATAAAGGAGCAGAATATCAAAAGAGATAAAC belongs to Nitrososphaerales archaeon and includes:
- a CDS encoding YncE family protein; protein product: MSLSLLIFCSFILYSVMVTPNIAFGSAIEPETIRVGSAPYDVAVNTTTNKIYVTSSNADYVSVIDGRTNEIVSNMKVGSNPAGIAVDTYRDTIYVASLESGISVIDGETNEIVGEVRVGYEPVHVVVNADSSMIYASNPGCNCIHVIEPLTNRILTNVTSDGSPWGLAVRPDNRNPY